From the genome of Phytohabitans rumicis, one region includes:
- a CDS encoding DUF397 domain-containing protein produces MEAGPHIHWKTSSRSQNTNCVEVADSGSTVAMRDSKDRGGPILIFAKERWLDFVAGAKDGEFDLN; encoded by the coding sequence ATGGAGGCAGGCCCACACATCCATTGGAAGACCAGTTCGCGCAGCCAGAACACGAATTGCGTCGAAGTGGCGGACAGCGGCTCAACAGTGGCAATGCGGGACAGCAAGGACCGCGGCGGGCCGATCCTGATCTTCGCGAAAGAACGATGGCTAGACTTCGTCGCGGGTGCTAAAGACGGCGAATTTGATTTAAACTGA